In a single window of the Tellurirhabdus bombi genome:
- a CDS encoding nucleoside permease gives MDLSKRVRLSVMMFLLFFTWGAWYGQMSKYLFTQLNATGDQVGNAYTAFSLAMLVAPFFIGLIADRYFAAQKVLGVLSLAGAAILFFLTQTDNPDDFFWLILVYCLTFAPSMSLTNSIALQHIDNPERDFPGIRVLGTVAWIVVTNIVGYLNVGDKVTIFQIAMGSALALGLFAFTLPDTPPKSSSSASIGQILGLDALKLFKDRSFAIFFLSSVLICIPLSFYYAMANPALTDSGMTNVENKMSLGQASEFFFMLLLPLAYARLGVKKMLIVGLIAWIMRFFLFGYGDAGAGEWMFYIAILLHGVCYDFFFVTGQIYTDSRAGERIRSSAQGLITIATYGIGLGIGSKISGLIADFYTVNGVKDWTSIWLVPAGIAAVVLVVFMLMFTDKKQTKSLEHEPVAGPL, from the coding sequence ATGGACCTCTCTAAACGAGTTAGACTTTCTGTCATGATGTTTCTCCTGTTTTTCACCTGGGGAGCATGGTACGGACAGATGAGTAAGTACCTTTTTACCCAGTTGAACGCCACGGGCGATCAGGTCGGAAATGCTTATACGGCTTTTTCGCTGGCCATGCTGGTAGCGCCTTTTTTCATTGGCCTTATTGCTGACCGCTATTTTGCGGCGCAGAAAGTGCTGGGCGTTTTGAGCCTGGCGGGAGCGGCCATTTTATTTTTCCTAACCCAGACGGATAATCCCGACGACTTCTTCTGGTTAATTCTGGTTTATTGCCTGACATTTGCTCCGTCTATGTCGTTGACGAACTCCATCGCGCTACAGCATATCGACAACCCGGAACGCGATTTCCCCGGTATTCGGGTGCTGGGAACAGTGGCCTGGATCGTGGTGACGAACATTGTGGGTTACCTGAACGTAGGTGATAAAGTAACGATTTTTCAGATAGCGATGGGATCAGCCCTGGCGCTGGGTCTTTTCGCATTTACCCTGCCTGATACGCCTCCGAAATCCAGCAGCAGCGCTTCAATTGGCCAGATTCTGGGTCTGGACGCCCTCAAACTCTTTAAAGATCGTTCATTCGCCATCTTCTTTTTGTCGTCAGTACTAATCTGTATTCCACTGTCTTTTTATTACGCGATGGCCAACCCCGCGCTGACGGATTCGGGCATGACGAATGTCGAAAATAAAATGTCGCTTGGGCAGGCTTCTGAATTCTTCTTTATGTTATTACTGCCGCTGGCTTATGCGCGTTTGGGTGTGAAGAAAATGTTGATTGTGGGCTTGATTGCCTGGATTATGCGCTTCTTTTTGTTCGGCTACGGCGATGCGGGCGCGGGTGAGTGGATGTTTTATATTGCCATTCTGCTGCACGGCGTTTGCTATGACTTCTTCTTTGTAACGGGGCAAATTTATACCGATAGTCGGGCGGGCGAGCGGATTCGCTCATCGGCGCAGGGATTGATTACCATTGCTACGTATGGCATCGGCCTGGGAATCGGTTCGAAAATTTCCGGCCTCATAGCGGACTTTTATACGGTCAACGGCGTTAAGGACTGGACCAGCATCTGGCTCGTTCCAGCCGGAATAGCCGCTGTGGTACTGGTAGTATTCATGCTGATGTTTACTGATAAAAAGCAGACTAAGTCGCTGGAGCACGAACCCGTGGCAGGGCCTTTGTAA
- a CDS encoding response regulator: MKRKPFKIYVADDDEDDCLLIKHVFENLQPTCELSFFKDGDKLLMTLLTSKLDDLPSLILLDLNMPNMDGYEVLKTMRSHALLKQTPVLMLTGSNMEEAIRNCYSLGANSYMTKPSSYSKLTELLTTAHQYWFKTVSVPSMVRTF, translated from the coding sequence ATGAAACGGAAGCCTTTTAAAATATACGTAGCTGACGACGACGAAGACGACTGCCTGTTAATCAAGCATGTATTTGAAAATCTTCAGCCTACTTGTGAGCTTTCGTTTTTTAAAGATGGGGATAAGTTACTGATGACACTGTTGACTTCCAAGTTGGATGATTTGCCCAGCCTTATTCTGCTGGATTTGAACATGCCGAACATGGATGGGTATGAGGTGTTAAAAACAATGCGCTCGCACGCCCTGCTGAAGCAAACTCCGGTTCTGATGCTAACAGGATCGAACATGGAGGAAGCCATACGGAACTGCTATAGTCTAGGAGCTAACTCCTACATGACTAAGCCGAGTAGCTACTCAAAATTGACAGAACTGCTGACTACAGCGCATCAATATTGGTTTAAAACTGTCTCTGTGCCAAGTATGGTACGGACTTTTTAG
- the mutS gene encoding DNA mismatch repair protein MutS: MARPSSSDTPIKKKAETPLNRQYNQIKAKYPGALLLFRVGDFYETFGEDAIKASRILGITLTKRNNGGANEDLAGFPHHSLDTYLPKLVRAGERVAICDQLEDPAQAKGIVRRGVTELVTPGVSFNDNVLDTRRNNYLAAVHFAKNETFGVAFLDVSTGEFLTAQGSKAYIDKLLQSFNPAEVLYCKRNRKEFTEIFGDKFHTYTLEDWAFTYDFSYPLLIQHFRTSSLKGFGVEGLVDGIVAAGVLLHYLHETEHKEVAHILRLTRLEEDKYVWLDRFTIRNLELIQAQQEGGIPLIQVLDQTVTPMGARLLRKWLMLPLKDKVLIDERLNMVELLKEDAELLDALVLHLKQIGDLERLMSKVAVRRINPREMVQLKRSLQHVLPIKELLITGISQKPNASSLRKYADQLNPVTFLLERIEAELRDDPPALSNQGGMIKSGINAELDELHALAYSGKDYLVQLQNREIQRTGINSLKIAYNKVFGYYLEVTNAHKDRVPEDWIRKQTLVNAERYITPELKEYEEKILNAEDQIFAIEQRMFSELVLAASEYVIPIQQNARVVSVLDVLASFARIAEKFRYTKPNITDSHVLDIKDGRHPVIEQQLPPGEPYVPNDIYLNDENQQIIIITGPNMAGKSALLRQTALIVLMAQTGSFVPASAAEIGLIDKIFTRVGASDNLSRGESTFMVEMTETASILNNLSERSLVLMDEIGRGTSTYDGVSIAWSIAEYLHNHPQYRPKTLFATHYHELNELANDFSRVRNFNVAVKEVGNKVIFLRKLKEGGSEHSFGIHVAQMAGMPAEIVNRANEVLKQLEKDSIQEMNRDKLREVPKPNNEIALKIFEAGDPKAEMIKEKLRNIDVNRLTPIEALLKLNELLKLAE, translated from the coding sequence ATGGCACGTCCTTCCTCTTCTGATACACCAATAAAAAAGAAAGCTGAAACCCCCCTTAATCGGCAATACAACCAGATAAAAGCGAAATACCCCGGTGCACTGCTTTTATTCCGCGTGGGGGATTTTTACGAAACGTTTGGCGAAGATGCCATTAAGGCCAGCCGCATTCTGGGCATTACGCTCACCAAACGAAACAACGGGGGCGCCAACGAAGACCTGGCTGGGTTTCCCCACCATTCGCTGGATACCTATTTACCCAAGCTGGTTCGGGCGGGCGAGCGCGTGGCTATTTGCGACCAGCTGGAAGATCCGGCGCAGGCGAAAGGCATTGTTCGACGGGGCGTAACTGAGTTGGTGACGCCCGGCGTTTCGTTCAACGATAATGTGCTTGATACGCGGCGAAATAATTACCTGGCTGCCGTTCACTTCGCTAAAAATGAGACGTTTGGGGTAGCCTTTCTCGACGTTTCTACGGGCGAATTCCTGACGGCGCAAGGTTCAAAAGCGTATATCGACAAATTGCTGCAAAGCTTCAATCCGGCGGAGGTTTTGTACTGCAAACGAAACCGGAAAGAGTTTACGGAGATTTTTGGCGACAAATTCCATACCTATACGCTGGAAGACTGGGCCTTTACGTACGACTTTTCCTATCCGTTGCTCATCCAGCATTTTCGGACTAGCTCGTTGAAAGGGTTTGGCGTGGAAGGGCTGGTGGATGGCATCGTGGCGGCGGGGGTGCTGCTGCACTACCTGCACGAAACCGAGCATAAAGAAGTTGCGCATATCCTCCGGCTAACCCGGCTGGAAGAAGATAAATACGTTTGGCTGGACCGGTTCACGATCCGAAATCTGGAATTGATTCAGGCGCAGCAGGAAGGGGGGATTCCGCTGATTCAGGTGCTTGATCAGACCGTGACGCCCATGGGTGCCCGCCTGCTTCGAAAATGGCTCATGCTCCCTTTAAAGGATAAAGTCCTGATCGATGAGCGTTTGAACATGGTCGAGTTGCTCAAAGAGGATGCCGAGTTGCTGGATGCGCTGGTGTTGCACCTGAAGCAAATCGGCGATCTGGAACGATTAATGTCAAAAGTGGCCGTTCGGCGGATTAACCCCCGCGAGATGGTGCAGTTGAAACGGTCATTGCAGCACGTTCTGCCGATTAAGGAACTGCTGATTACGGGCATCAGCCAGAAGCCCAATGCGTCGTCACTACGGAAGTACGCCGACCAATTAAACCCGGTCACGTTTCTGCTTGAACGCATCGAAGCCGAGTTGCGCGATGATCCACCAGCGTTGTCTAACCAGGGCGGCATGATCAAATCGGGCATCAACGCCGAACTGGATGAATTGCACGCGCTGGCCTATTCGGGTAAGGATTATCTGGTGCAGTTGCAGAATCGGGAAATTCAGCGGACGGGTATTAATTCGCTCAAAATTGCCTACAACAAAGTTTTCGGATATTATTTAGAAGTAACCAATGCGCACAAAGACCGCGTGCCGGAAGACTGGATTCGAAAGCAAACGCTGGTCAATGCAGAACGCTACATTACCCCCGAACTGAAAGAATACGAAGAGAAAATCCTGAATGCCGAAGACCAGATTTTCGCCATTGAACAGCGCATGTTTTCGGAACTCGTGCTGGCAGCTAGTGAATACGTGATACCCATTCAGCAAAATGCGCGGGTGGTGTCGGTGCTGGATGTATTGGCCTCGTTTGCCCGTATCGCCGAGAAGTTCCGGTATACCAAACCCAATATTACGGATAGCCACGTTCTGGACATCAAAGACGGTCGCCATCCCGTGATTGAGCAGCAGCTGCCTCCGGGCGAACCTTACGTTCCCAACGACATTTACCTGAATGATGAAAATCAGCAAATTATCATCATTACGGGACCCAATATGGCGGGGAAATCGGCCTTGCTGCGGCAAACGGCGCTTATTGTACTGATGGCGCAAACCGGAAGCTTCGTGCCTGCTTCTGCGGCGGAAATCGGGCTGATCGACAAAATTTTCACCCGCGTTGGGGCCAGCGATAACCTCTCACGGGGCGAATCGACGTTCATGGTTGAGATGACCGAAACGGCCAGCATTCTCAATAACCTCAGCGAACGAAGCCTGGTGTTGATGGACGAAATTGGCCGGGGAACCAGCACCTACGACGGGGTTTCCATCGCCTGGTCGATTGCCGAATACCTGCATAACCATCCGCAATATCGCCCCAAAACGCTTTTTGCCACGCACTACCACGAATTGAACGAACTGGCAAACGATTTTTCACGCGTCAGGAATTTCAATGTAGCCGTCAAGGAAGTGGGCAACAAAGTGATTTTTCTGCGCAAGCTAAAAGAGGGCGGAAGTGAGCATAGTTTCGGGATTCATGTGGCGCAGATGGCCGGGATGCCCGCCGAAATTGTGAATCGCGCCAACGAAGTATTGAAGCAGTTAGAAAAAGACTCCATTCAGGAAATGAACCGGGATAAGCTGCGCGAAGTGCCAAAGCCAAACAACGAAATTGCGCTCAAAATTTTTGAAGCCGGTGATCCAAAGGCCGAGATGATCAAAGAGAAATTACGCAACATCGATGTCAATCGGTTGACGCCCATCGAAGCGTTGCTGAAGTTGAATGAGCTGTTGAAGCTGGCGGAATGA
- a CDS encoding RNA methyltransferase, with protein sequence MPRKISLDELNRLSVDDFKEAPKFPYCLILDDIRSLNNVGSVFRTADAFRAEKLYLCGITGQPPHRDITKTALGATESVDWEYAADVVSLVQELQAAGWIVVAIEQAEGSVLLHNYEPVVNKKVAFVLGNEVNGVRAEVVAAADLVLEIPQFGTKHSLNVAVSAGIVCWEFWSKHNKLVTESF encoded by the coding sequence ATGCCCAGAAAAATAAGCCTTGATGAGCTAAACCGTCTCTCGGTTGACGATTTCAAAGAAGCGCCTAAATTTCCGTATTGCCTGATTCTGGATGATATCCGAAGCCTGAACAACGTGGGGTCTGTGTTTCGGACAGCCGACGCTTTTCGGGCCGAAAAACTATATTTATGCGGTATTACCGGACAGCCGCCCCACCGCGACATCACCAAAACGGCACTGGGAGCCACCGAATCGGTTGACTGGGAATACGCGGCGGATGTGGTCAGTCTAGTTCAGGAATTGCAGGCAGCAGGCTGGATCGTGGTAGCGATTGAACAGGCAGAAGGCAGCGTTCTACTGCATAATTACGAGCCTGTTGTTAACAAAAAGGTCGCATTTGTGTTGGGTAATGAAGTTAACGGTGTGCGGGCCGAAGTGGTGGCCGCCGCCGATCTGGTCCTGGAGATTCCTCAATTTGGGACCAAACACTCCCTTAATGTGGCCGTTAGCGCTGGTATTGTTTGCTGGGAATTCTGGTCAAAACATAACAAATTAGTAACGGAGTCTTTTTGA
- a CDS encoding sensor histidine kinase: MSRQTIRVLVVLSILAIISIVATQIYWLQSAYALREVLTSPAFAAQFPEQHHTIFYQLDSWILAPLLVILLISFFGYVLYRLLKQQYAMDQQRDFINNMTHEFQTPISTIKLAADMLSLPRLKEQPQRMSKYVKMVQEETQRLQQQVETVLTLARAEQKTFTLRLETIDVHALIKAIAERHENYVSLHLAAEAAIIQGDRLHLTNVLCNLLDNALKYSPTDPQIRLLTRNLDEQLIIMVEDNGIGIAPEHKANIFNEFYRVPSANQYSVKGFGLGLSYVRKIIKAHRWKLDLDSTLGKGSTFSIRIPQPTGNSSFTWVLRKESISNN, translated from the coding sequence ATGTCAAGACAGACTATTCGTGTTCTGGTGGTGTTGTCGATTCTGGCCATAATCAGTATCGTTGCAACACAAATTTACTGGCTTCAAAGTGCTTATGCGCTACGGGAAGTTCTCACCTCCCCGGCTTTTGCTGCGCAATTCCCCGAACAACATCACACTATTTTCTACCAGCTGGATAGTTGGATATTGGCCCCTTTGCTGGTTATTCTGTTGATCAGCTTCTTTGGCTACGTTCTGTACCGCTTGCTGAAGCAGCAGTACGCGATGGATCAGCAACGGGACTTTATCAACAACATGACCCACGAATTTCAGACGCCTATTTCAACCATTAAGCTGGCCGCCGACATGCTTTCGCTGCCCCGCCTGAAAGAGCAGCCCCAACGGATGTCGAAATACGTGAAAATGGTGCAGGAAGAAACTCAACGCCTACAACAGCAGGTCGAAACGGTGCTGACGCTGGCCCGGGCGGAGCAGAAAACATTTACCTTGCGTCTGGAAACGATTGATGTACACGCCCTCATTAAAGCCATTGCGGAACGGCACGAAAATTACGTAAGTCTGCACCTGGCTGCTGAGGCAGCCATTATCCAGGGGGACCGGCTGCATTTGACGAATGTTTTGTGTAATTTATTAGACAACGCACTTAAATACAGCCCAACCGATCCGCAGATTCGACTGCTTACCCGAAATCTTGATGAGCAGTTGATTATTATGGTCGAAGACAACGGCATTGGGATAGCCCCCGAACACAAAGCCAATATATTCAATGAATTTTACCGGGTCCCATCGGCCAACCAGTACAGTGTCAAGGGATTTGGGCTGGGCTTAAGTTACGTGCGTAAAATCATCAAAGCCCACCGCTGGAAACTGGACCTTGACAGTACATTAGGCAAGGGCAGCACCTTCAGCATCCGCATTCCGCAACCCACCGGCAATTCGAGCTTTACCTGGGTGCTGCGCAAGGAATCCATCTCCAATAATTAG
- a CDS encoding ThuA domain-containing protein, with protein MLFRNLCFNGYQRHGLLLLVSWLFISAGWTVAQTPKKGVAASTTASTRILVFSKTAGFRHSSIPDGKKALIKLGQENGFAVDTTEDASKFTETNLKRYNVVVFLSTTGNILNDAQQNAFERYIQAGGGFVGIHAAADTEYDWPWYNQLAGAYFLSHPKQQNAEIEVVDKNHASTKMLPDRWKRYDEWYNYKNIVPGLKVLAKLDEKTYEGGKNGDNHPIAWYREFDGGRTFYTGLGHTEASFVEPLFLQHVLGGIQYAMASTLDYSKAKSEPFPEENRFSKDILTEKLDEPTELVVLDNGKVLFTERKGALKLWDPKKKAVKLVANMPVFTKFEYGLMGINIDPKFNENKWVYLFYSPVSGDTAQHLSRFKYDDVKDTLLFNTEQVLLTVPVKRTGCCHTGGSIAWDKQGNLYLSTGDDTNPFESKGFSPSDDRPGREDYSALVTSSNTMDLRGKILRIKPLDNGKYDIPEGNLFPKGTPNARPEIYVMGNRNPYRISVDQRTGYLYWGEVGPDAGENDDRYGPRGHDEVNQARKAGYFGWPLFVADNKPYRQFNFADSTSGPYNDPAKPINYSQRIKGLRELPPAQKAFIFYPYAASPEFGEIVGKGGRNAMAGPVYYYDDYKNSAVKFPRYYDGKLFAYDWIRDWINPVTMTKEGNFVQMERFMPSEKFSHPIDMQFANDGSLYVIEYGNKWFAQNDDARLSHITYNAGNRKPVAVATASKTIGAAPLAVKFDAKGSMDYDGDAIKYEWTFGKGLPKSTQAAPTFTYAKPGIYRPVLKVTDAAGNVQTKELEIKVGNEVPKVELALKGNKTFYFDNKPVEYEVKVSDKEDGSLAGGKISPEDITMTVNFLQGFDKTMLAQGHQMNVGQATGKRLIELSDCKACHTIDQKSIGPAYMAVAERYSKERRSEAVSRLAQKVIKGGGGVWGEQAMSAHPQLKVDEAKEMVEYILALADKKAVDKQPVKGAYVTKASPKDGSYIFSASYTDKGSAVVGPQTGTKTIALRSSKVLASTFDEGKDVRKSNEAKVEVVLGTKHNGYFTLNDIDLTNIHNLSIKALANAKTMAGGKLEVRLDAPTGPLLGTGDVTADQTAPLSVNLKTTATAARKLYFVFINPAAGNKPLFAVDWIQFNANAM; from the coding sequence ATGTTATTCCGAAATCTTTGCTTCAACGGCTACCAGCGTCACGGTTTGTTGCTGCTGGTTAGTTGGTTGTTCATTTCTGCCGGTTGGACGGTTGCCCAAACTCCCAAAAAAGGGGTTGCAGCCAGTACGACCGCCTCGACGCGCATCCTGGTTTTCTCCAAAACGGCCGGTTTCCGGCACTCCTCGATTCCAGATGGCAAAAAAGCGTTAATAAAACTGGGGCAGGAAAATGGCTTCGCCGTTGATACGACCGAAGACGCTTCTAAGTTCACCGAAACCAATCTGAAACGTTACAATGTTGTTGTTTTTCTGAGCACCACCGGAAATATCCTGAACGATGCTCAGCAAAATGCTTTTGAACGTTACATCCAGGCGGGTGGCGGCTTTGTTGGCATTCACGCCGCGGCGGACACCGAATACGACTGGCCCTGGTACAACCAACTCGCGGGTGCCTATTTCCTGAGCCATCCTAAACAGCAAAATGCCGAAATCGAGGTAGTGGACAAAAACCATGCTTCAACCAAAATGCTGCCCGATCGCTGGAAGCGTTATGATGAGTGGTATAACTACAAAAACATCGTTCCGGGCCTGAAAGTCCTGGCTAAATTAGACGAAAAGACCTACGAAGGCGGGAAAAATGGAGACAATCACCCGATTGCCTGGTACCGCGAATTTGACGGTGGCCGCACGTTTTACACAGGCTTGGGCCACACGGAAGCTTCGTTTGTCGAACCTCTCTTTTTGCAACACGTTCTGGGTGGAATCCAGTACGCAATGGCGTCTACGTTGGATTATTCAAAAGCCAAGTCGGAGCCTTTTCCAGAAGAAAACCGATTTTCAAAAGATATTCTTACCGAGAAGCTGGACGAACCAACCGAGCTAGTTGTTCTGGACAATGGCAAAGTTCTGTTCACTGAGCGCAAAGGGGCGTTGAAACTTTGGGACCCTAAAAAGAAGGCGGTTAAACTGGTAGCCAATATGCCTGTTTTTACCAAATTCGAATACGGTCTGATGGGAATCAACATCGACCCAAAATTCAATGAAAATAAGTGGGTTTATTTGTTTTATTCTCCGGTATCGGGTGATACGGCGCAGCACCTGTCGCGCTTTAAATACGATGACGTAAAAGACACCCTGCTCTTCAACACGGAGCAAGTGCTGCTGACTGTTCCCGTAAAACGCACTGGATGCTGCCACACAGGGGGTTCCATCGCATGGGATAAGCAGGGAAACCTGTATTTGTCAACTGGCGACGATACGAACCCATTCGAATCCAAGGGATTTAGCCCTTCCGATGACCGTCCGGGCCGCGAAGACTACAGTGCTCTGGTTACATCCAGCAATACGATGGATTTGCGGGGTAAAATTCTGCGGATTAAACCGCTCGACAACGGCAAATACGATATTCCAGAAGGCAACCTGTTCCCGAAAGGTACGCCCAACGCCCGTCCGGAAATTTACGTGATGGGTAACCGTAACCCCTACCGCATCTCGGTTGACCAGCGTACTGGCTATTTGTACTGGGGCGAAGTGGGTCCTGATGCGGGCGAAAACGATGATCGCTACGGTCCCCGCGGCCACGATGAAGTAAACCAGGCCCGGAAAGCGGGTTATTTTGGCTGGCCTTTGTTTGTGGCCGACAACAAGCCTTACCGCCAGTTCAATTTTGCCGATAGCACATCCGGTCCTTACAACGATCCGGCGAAACCCATCAATTATTCTCAGCGGATTAAAGGTTTGCGGGAGCTGCCACCGGCTCAAAAAGCGTTTATTTTCTACCCGTACGCTGCCTCGCCGGAATTTGGTGAGATTGTTGGCAAAGGGGGTCGGAATGCGATGGCTGGTCCGGTTTATTATTACGATGATTACAAAAACAGCGCTGTAAAATTTCCTCGTTATTACGACGGTAAACTATTTGCCTACGACTGGATACGCGACTGGATCAATCCGGTAACCATGACTAAAGAGGGCAATTTTGTTCAGATGGAGCGCTTCATGCCTTCCGAAAAGTTCAGCCACCCGATTGACATGCAGTTTGCCAACGACGGCTCGCTTTATGTGATCGAATATGGTAACAAATGGTTTGCCCAGAATGACGACGCCCGCCTTTCGCACATCACTTACAATGCCGGAAACCGCAAGCCCGTTGCTGTTGCGACCGCCAGCAAAACGATCGGTGCCGCTCCGCTGGCTGTTAAGTTTGACGCAAAGGGATCGATGGATTACGACGGTGATGCGATTAAGTACGAATGGACATTCGGCAAAGGTCTGCCCAAAAGCACCCAGGCCGCCCCAACCTTTACTTATGCAAAACCGGGTATTTATCGCCCTGTCCTGAAAGTAACCGATGCCGCTGGCAATGTGCAAACGAAAGAGCTGGAAATCAAAGTTGGGAATGAAGTACCCAAAGTAGAGCTAGCCTTAAAAGGAAATAAGACGTTTTACTTCGATAACAAGCCCGTTGAATACGAAGTAAAAGTATCGGATAAAGAAGACGGTAGCCTCGCTGGTGGTAAAATTAGTCCAGAGGATATTACCATGACGGTTAACTTCCTTCAGGGCTTCGACAAAACGATGCTGGCCCAGGGCCACCAGATGAACGTTGGTCAGGCGACGGGCAAACGACTTATTGAACTCAGCGACTGCAAGGCTTGCCACACCATTGATCAGAAGTCAATTGGACCCGCTTACATGGCTGTTGCCGAGCGCTATTCCAAGGAACGCCGCAGCGAAGCCGTTAGCAGACTGGCGCAGAAAGTAATCAAAGGTGGTGGTGGTGTCTGGGGTGAACAGGCCATGAGCGCCCATCCGCAGCTGAAAGTAGATGAAGCCAAAGAAATGGTTGAGTATATTTTGGCCCTCGCCGATAAAAAAGCCGTTGATAAACAACCTGTTAAAGGAGCATATGTTACAAAAGCTTCGCCAAAAGACGGTTCTTATATTTTCTCGGCTAGTTACACCGACAAAGGAAGTGCCGTGGTTGGTCCGCAGACGGGAACCAAAACCATTGCGCTACGCAGTTCTAAAGTACTGGCCAGCACGTTCGACGAAGGCAAAGATGTACGTAAAAGCAACGAAGCTAAGGTAGAAGTCGTGTTGGGTACCAAACACAATGGTTATTTTACGCTTAACGATATTGATTTGACCAATATCCATAATTTGAGCATAAAAGCCCTGGCAAATGCGAAAACCATGGCGGGAGGAAAACTGGAGGTTCGCCTTGATGCACCGACCGGCCCACTATTGGGAACGGGCGATGTGACGGCGGATCAGACGGCTCCCCTTAGTGTAAACTTGAAAACAACCGCCACCGCCGCGCGAAAACTGTATTTCGTATTCATCAATCCGGCGGCGGGGAACAAGCCACTCTTTGCGGTAGATTGGATCCAGTTCAACGCCAACGCCATGTAG